In Mercurialis annua linkage group LG6, ddMerAnnu1.2, whole genome shotgun sequence, the following are encoded in one genomic region:
- the LOC126654140 gene encoding phospholipase A1 PLIP1, chloroplastic: MACTSMTIPSSPVTKNAKDVFREHNGLRRSDSCKDLRSKGALRRSFSENNLYCIRAASVQPKLKSSRSFGIFPFQIIPRSLELVPNSLRTFLFDPETTKGMDVMGKNGDPVETPEESNDEEEVNRANWVERLLEIRSHWRNRQKKEDTNGDDLYDVEEIGDCDCDSETDGCVVDYNSEKEEEMKYDGDTFSNFLAQVPWSDTKLFSKLAFLSNMAYVIPEIKIKAKELRRYYGLQFVTSSLEKKAEAAAIKEKLEQDLTTLPDNFVANSNSQETKDPEKKFTVRSSVYGIAASAASYVQSQSKDYSSCGSKSQEKRGCSASYKNGVQTNEEGESSPRIYKSEVAAVVAASTMTAVVAAGEKEKQEAAIALQSLHSSPCEWFICDDISTYTRCFVIQGSDSLASWQANLFFEPAKFEGTDVLVHRGIYEAAKGVYEQFMPEIIEHLNKHGDRAKLQFTGHSLGGSLSLLVNLMLLTRKVVKPHTLRPVVTFGSPFVFCGGKRILRDLGLDDNHVVCVMMHRDIVPRAFSCNYPNHVAQLLKRLNGSFRSHPCLLKNKMLYSPLGKLFILQPDEESSPPHPFLPPGGALYELDKTKRGYSAGVLNAFLNCPHPLETLSDPTAYGAEGTILRDHDSSNYLKAVNKVLRQSTKPTVPKVRNESNLMWPLLASPSPHSWNNENNLENSSMLGSKEIMTV, from the exons ATGGCGTGCACTTCTATGACCATTCCTTCATCTCCTGTGACCAagaatgcaaaagatgttttcaGGGAACACAATGGTCTCCGCCGTTCAGACTCTTGCAAAGATCTGCGCAGCAAAGGCGCACTCCGAAGATCCTTCTCGGAAAACAATCTTTATTGTATACGCGCCGCATCCGTGCAGCCTAAACTAAAAAGCAGCCGTTCGTTTGGGATTTTCCCTTTCCAGATCATCCCTAGGTCGCTTGAATTGGTCCCTAACTCTCTTCGAACATTTCTGTTTGACCCGGAAACAACTAAAGGCATGGATGTAATGGGGAAAAATGGCGATCCTGTTGAAACTCCAGAAGAAAGCAATGACGAAGAGGAGGTAAACAGAGCAAATTGGGTTGAAAGGCTATTGGAGATTAGGAGTCACTGGAGGAATCGGCAGAAAAAAGAGGATACCAACGGAGATGACCTTTATGACGTTGAAGAAATCGGTGATTGTGACTGCGATAGTGAAACGGATGGATGTGTGGTGGATTATAACTcagaaaaggaagaagaaatgAAATATGATGGTGatacattttcaaattttttggcTCAAGTGCCATGGTCTGACACCAAGCTATTCTCTAAGCTGGCTTTCTTGAGCAACATGGCTTATGTTATACCTGAGATCAAAATTAAG GCCAAAGAATTGAGAAGATATTATGGATTGCAATTTGTAACATCCTCACTAGAAAAGAAAGCAGAGGCAGCTGCCattaaagaaaaattagaaCAGGACTTGACAACTTTACCTGATAATTTTGTTGCCAATTCCAATTCACAAGAAACCAAGGACCCTGAGAAGAAGTTCACAGTCAGGTCATCTGTGTATGGCATTGCTGCCTCGGCAGCATCTTACGTCCAATCACAGTCAAAAGACTATTCATCTTGCGGCTCTAAGTCGCAGGAGAAGCGCGGCTGTTCAGCTTCATACAAAAATGGAGTTCAAACAAATGAGGAAGGAGAAAGCTCACCACGTATATACAAATCAGAGGTGGCCGCGGTGGTTGCAGCATCGACAATGACTGCTGTAGTTGCAGCAGGGGAGAAGGAAAAACAGGAGGCAGCAATAGCCCTTCAATCACTTCATTCGTCACCTTGCGAATGGTTTATTTGTGATGACATAAGCACATATACCAGATGCTTTGTGATTCAG GGATCTGACTCTCTGGCGTCCTGGCAAGCAAACCTCTTTTTTGAACCTGCTAAATTTGAG GGGACAGACGTGCTTGTTCACAGAGGAATTTATGAAGCAGCCAAGGGCGTTTACGAGCAATTCATGCCAGAAATAATAGAGCACTTGAATAAACATGGAGATCGTGCGAAGCTTCAATTTACAGGCCATTCACTTGGAGGCAGTCTCTCTCTTTTAGTAAACTTGATGCTACTGACCAGGAAAGTCGTCAAGCCACATACTCTTCGACCAGTGGTCACATTCGGCTCGCCATTTGTGTTTTGTGGAGGCAAAAGAATACTCAGAGATCTAGGGTTGGATGATAACCATGTCGTCTGCGTAATGATGCATAGAGATATCGTCCCAAGAGCTTTCTCGTGCAACTATCCGAACCATGTTGCTCAACTCCTCAAACGTTTAAATGGCTCCTTCAGATCACACCCCTGTCTATTAAAGAAC AAAATGTTGTACTCGCCGCTCGGAAAATTATTCATCCTCCAACCCGACGAAGAATCATCTCCGCCGCACCCTTTCCTCCCTCCTGGCGGTGCTCTTTACGAATTAGACAAGACAAAACGAGGGTACTCTGCGGGCGTTCTAAATGCATTCCTCAACTGTCCGCACCCACTGGAAACGCTAAGCGACCCAACAGCCTACGGCGCAGAAGGAACAATCTTGCGAGACCATGACTCGAGCAACTACCTCAAGGCAGTAAATAAAGTTCTCAGACAAAGCACAAAAcctacagttcccaaagtaagAAATGAAAGCAATCTAATGTGGCCACTGCTTGCTTCACCATCACCACATTCATGgaataatgaaaataatttagagAATAGTAGCATGTTAGGGTCTAAAGAAATAATGACCGTGTAA
- the LOC126685985 gene encoding uncharacterized protein LOC126685985 isoform X2 has product MGEHEKVLPNGLLPHEAASVIRGLDLERWAKAEERTAELIACIQPNELSEERRNAVADYVQRLITKCFPCQVFTFGSVPLKTYLPDGDIDLTAFSKNQTLKDTWAHQVRDMLEKEEKNENAEFRVKEVQYIQAEVKLIKCLVENIVVDISFNQLGGLCTLCFLEEVDHLINQNHLFKKSIILIKAWCYYESRILGAHHGLISTYALETLVLYIFHVFNNSFAGPLEVLYRFLEFFSKFDWDNFCVSLWGPVLISSLPDVTAEPPRKDGGELLLSKLFLEACGAVYAVFPVGPENQGQPFMSKHFNVIDPLRVNNNLGRSVSKGNFFRIRNAFAFGAKRLARLLDCPKEDIHFEVNQFFMNTWDRHGSGQRPDAPKNDLWRLRVSPPELSHGFNNLQISSNSNNSAHESINDAASSALTVPTQSGNSLLESSSRGSEVAVVSRSQSQKTYVNHQFKKESCSNQGSHAEKNVKSFKVKPDNLASDLQGRYLFARTRSSPELTETYGEISFQGRRNRGQEVGKGQTSSARLDNNRRKNVESDTLGSQGIRPSTEDPSSIRHASSRQNLYYITAADSNSVKNSYHDASGVSATGEEFASVHGAQGMYQEEQDFVNIMASSAGLGFNGQVHLPLNLGSSHMPLPISPTVLASMGYAHRNLGAILPGNIPLMDNPWGSNMQFPQGLVSSPSPHYYRGIGLTSSAEDSAEGGNENFVSMDLNATEADRDFWHEQERGSTTSGIDLENGSFEMHQSDDKQQSTSVSYNVIPSTRISASASSSRGHQKFSKEARGSMREDHVDAFPFQENRGGEVCFDDRVAGTMSSTSVNTSSQRSKTSSESSWEGSPAKTSKSTREKRNRKTASSAFYGKGKNVSEHSSNQGDDDNKDWNPPSTVGPDMIERSIGPQSAAAVHVPRHEISGFETAHTSGSESLISMAPMLLGHGSRQRTADGSGVVPFAFYPTGPPVPFVTMLPFYNFPSETGTPDASTSQYSAEEAVDNGDSGQSFDLLEGIDQSEVLSTSTSMTRDASVEPLEHKSDILNSDFASHWQNLQYGRFCQNSRFNSPLAGHSPLMVPPVYLQGRVPWDGPGRPLSTNMNVFTQLVNYGPRIVPVAPLQSMSNRSTGVYQHYVDEIPRYRSGTGTYLPNPVSVRDRHSTNTRKGNYSYERNDHHGDREGNWNVNPKPRATGRNTRSQGEKTNSRLDRLAANDSRSDRTWGSHRHESFSSFQSQNGPIRPNSSQGGSTNMAYGMYPLPSMNPGGVSSNGPNFPPVVMLYPYDHSGGFGSPTEQLEFGSLGAVGFAGVNEASHINEGSRPSGGFDDQRFHGNSTQRSSPDQPSSPHFQR; this is encoded by the exons ATGGGCGAGCATGAGAAAGTATTGCCGAATGGCTTATTGCCCCATGAAGCTGCCTCTGTGATCAGAGGGCTTGATTTGGAGCGATGGGCGAAGGCTGAAGAGAGAACTGCTGAGCTTATTGCTTGCATTCAGCCTAATGAGCTCTCCGAGGAGCGCAGAAATGCTGTTGCCGATTATGTGCAACGGCTTATCACTAAGTGCTTTCCATGCCag GTGTTTACTTTTGGGTCTGTACCGCTCAAAACTTATTTGCCTGATGGAGACATTGACTTAACTGCTTTTAGTAAGAATCAAACTTTGAAAGACACATGGGCTCATCAGGTTCGTGACATGCTGGAGAAAGAGGAGAAGAATGAAAATGCTGAATTCCGTGTGAAAGAGGTTCAGTACATTCAGGCAGAA GTGAAGTTAATAAAGTGTCTTGTGGAAAATATTGTGGTAGACATATCTTTTAATCAACTTGGTGGACTATGCACACTTTGCTTCCTTGAGGAG GTTGATCATTTGATAAATCAAAATCATTTATTCAAGAAGAGTATTATATTGATAAAAGCGTGGTGTTATTACGAGAGCCGAATCTTGGGTGCTCACCATGGACTGATTTCCACTTATGCCCTCGAAACCTTGGTTCTTTATATATTTCATGTTTTCAACAATTCTTTTGCTGGACCTCTTGAG GTCCTATATCGTTTTCTTGAGTTCTTCAGCAAGTTTGATTGGGACAACTTTTGTGTTAGCCTTTGGGGTCCTGTACTTATTAGTTCACTCCCAGATGTAAcag CTGAACCTCCTCGGAAGGATGGTGGAGAGTTACTGCTTAGCAAATTATTTCTTGAAGCATGTGGTGCAGTATATGCTGTTTTCCCTGTCGGTCCAGAAAATCAAGGGCAACCTTTCATGTCTAAACACTTCAATGTCATCGATCCTCTGCGTGTAAACAACAACCTTGGTCGTAGTGTGAGTAAAG GTAATTTCTTTAGGATACGTAATGCATTTGCATTTGGGGCTAAAAGGTTGGCAAGGTTACTTGATTGCCCAAAAGAAGACATACATTTTGAAGTAAATCAATTCTTTATGAACACCTGGGATAGACATGGTAGCGGTCAGCGTCCAGATGCACCAAAGAATGATTTATGGCGTTTGAGAGTGTCACCTCCTGAACTCTCGCATGGTTTTAATAATCTTCAGATCAGTTCAAACAGCAATAATTCTGCTCATGAATCTATAAATGATGCAGCATCTAGTGCACTAACTGTTCCCACTCAATCTGGTAATTCTCTCTTGGAAAGCTCGTCTAGAGGTAGTGAAGTTGCTGTAGTTTCTCGTAGTCAAAGCCAAAAGACTTATGTTAACCATCAGTTTAAAAAAGAAAGTTGCTCTAATCAGGGTTCACATGCTGagaaaaatgtaaaaagttttaAAGTTAAACCCGATAACCTGGCCAGTGACCTTCAGGGAAGGTATCTCTTTGCAAGGACACGCTCTAGTCCTGAGCTGACAGAGACATATGGTGAAATTTCTTTTCAAGGCAGGCGCAACAGGGGCCAAGAAGTTGGAAAGGGCCAGACCTCATCGGCCAGGTTAGATAACAACAGGAGGAAGAATGTGGAGTCTGATACTTTGGGAAGCCAAGGTATTAGACCGTCAACTGAAGATCCATCATCCATTAGGCATGCCTCATCTCGTCAAAACCTTTATTATATAACTGCTGCTGATTCAAACAGTGTAAAAAACAGTTACCATGATGCTTCTGGAGTGAGTGCTACTGGTGAGGAATTTGCTTCTGTCCATGGGGCACAGGGCATGTATCAGGAAGAGCAAGATTTTGTGAACATAATGGCATCTTCTGCAGGCCTTGGTTTTAATGGACAGGTACACCTTCCACTGAATTTAGGTTCAAGTCACATGCCTCTTCCGATATCACCTACTGTTCTAGCTTCAATGGGCTATGCTCATAGAAATTTGGGTGCAATTCTACCTGGAAATATTCCCTTGATGGATAACCCTTGGGGCTCAAACATGCAATTTCCTCAAGGTTTGGTTTCGTCGCCGTCGCCCCATTATTATCGTGGCATAGGGTTGACCTCAAGTGCTGAAGATTCTGCTGAAGGTGGAAATGAAAATTTTGTTTCGATGGACTTGAATGCCACCGAAGCTGATAGAGATTTCTGGCATGAGCAAGAGAGGGGTTCTACTACTAGTGGGATTGATCTCGAAAATGGAAGCTTTGAAATGCATCAATCAGATGATAAGCAGCAATCCACTTCAGTTAGTTATAATGTCATTCCTTCAACGCGAATTAGCGCCTCTGCTAGTTCTTCGAGAGGTCACCAGAAATTTTCCAAAGAAGCCCGAGGGTCAATGAGGGAAGATCATGTAGATGCTTTCCCGTTTCAAGAAAATAGAGGCGGTGAAGTCTGCTTTGATGACCGAGTTGCAGGAACGATGTCCTCTACATCTGTGAATACTAGCTCTCAGAGAAGTAAAACCTCTTCAGAGAGTTCGTGGGAGGGTTCACCTGCAAAGACATCAAAGTCAACAAGGGAGAAGAGAAACAGAAAAACAGCTTCTTCTGCTTTCTATGGAAAAGGTAAGAATGTCTCGGAGCATTCGTCCAATCAGGGAGACGATGACAACAAAGATTGGAATCCACCATCCACGGTTGGCCCTGACATGATTGAAAGAAGCATAGGACCTCAATCTGCTGCCGCTGTGCATGTGCCTAGGCATGAGATATCTGGATTTGAGACAGCACATACTAGTGGATCAGAGTCATTGATATCCATGGCTCCAATGCTCTTGGGACACGGTTCAAGACAAAGAACTGCAGATGGTTCAGGTGTTGTTCCATTTGCATTTTATCCCACAGGGCCACCAGTGCCATTTGTTACAATGCTTCCATTTTACAATTTTCCTTCTGAGACAGGAACACCTGATGCATCAACAAGTCAATATAGTGCTGAGGAGGCTGTGGATAATGGAGATTCAGGTCAGAGTTTTGATTTATTGGAGGGAATTGATCAATCTGAGGTCTTAAGTACGTCTACTTCTATGACAAGGGATGCTTCTGTTGAGCCATTGGAGCATAAATCTGACATTCTCAATAGTGATTTTGCTAGCCATTGGCAAAATTTGCAATATGGACGTTTTTGTCAAAACTCGAGATTCAACTCTCCGCTGGCTGGTCATTCACCTCTTATGGTCCCACCTGTATATCTTCAAGGTCGTGTCCCATGGGATGGTCCTGGAAGACCTCTTTCAACCAACATGAATGTTTTCACTCAGCTTGTGAATTATGGACCTCGCATTGTTCCTGTTGCTCCTCTACAGTCTATGTCTAATCGTTCTACTGGTGTTTACCAGCATTATGTTGATGAAATACCAAGATACCGTAGTGGGACAGGGACCTACCTGCCAAATCCT gtATCTGTTCGGGACCGACATTCTACAAATACAAGGAAGGGAAACTACAGCTATGAGAGAAATGACCACCATGGTGACAGGGAAGGCAACTGGAATGTGAATCCAAAGCCTCGAGCAACTGGGCGCAACACTCGCAGTCAAGGCGAGAAGACAAATTCAAGGCTGGACCGCTTGGCAGCAAACGATAGCCGAAGTGATAGGACATGGGGCTCTCATAGACACGAGTCATTCTCTTCATTTCAGTCTCAGAATGGTCCAATCCGTCCAAACTCCTCACAGGGTGGTTCTACCAACATGGCATATGGCATGTATCCACTACCATCTATGAATCCTGGTGGAGTTTCTTCAAATGGGCCCAACTTTCCTCCTGTTGTCATGCTGTATCCTTATGATCATAGTGGTGGTTTTGGCAGTCCTACCGAACAGCTCGAGTTTGGATCTCTTGGTGCTGTGGGATTTGCAGGTGTAAATGAGGCATCACACATAAACGAGGGAAGTCGACCAAGTGGGGGATTTGATGACCAAAGATTCCATGGCAACTCTACCCAACGGTCTTCACCAGATCAACCTTCTTCCCCTCATTTTCAGAGGTAG
- the LOC126685985 gene encoding uncharacterized protein LOC126685985 isoform X1, translating to MGEHEKVLPNGLLPHEAASVIRGLDLERWAKAEERTAELIACIQPNELSEERRNAVADYVQRLITKCFPCQVFTFGSVPLKTYLPDGDIDLTAFSKNQTLKDTWAHQVRDMLEKEEKNENAEFRVKEVQYIQAEVKLIKCLVENIVVDISFNQLGGLCTLCFLEEVDHLINQNHLFKKSIILIKAWCYYESRILGAHHGLISTYALETLVLYIFHVFNNSFAGPLEVLYRFLEFFSKFDWDNFCVSLWGPVLISSLPDVTAEPPRKDGGELLLSKLFLEACGAVYAVFPVGPENQGQPFMSKHFNVIDPLRVNNNLGRSVSKGNFFRIRNAFAFGAKRLARLLDCPKEDIHFEVNQFFMNTWDRHGSGQRPDAPKNDLWRLRVSPPELSHGFNNLQISSNSNNSAHESINDAASSALTVPTQSGNSLLESSSRGSEVAVVSRSQSQKTYVNHQFKKESCSNQGSHAEKNVKSFKVKPDNLASDLQGRYLFARTRSSPELTETYGEISFQGRRNRGQEVGKGQTSSARLDNNRRKNVESDTLGSQGIRPSTEDPSSIRHASSRQNLYYITAADSNSVKNSYHDASGVSATGEEFASVHGAQGMYQEEQDFVNIMASSAGLGFNGQVHLPLNLGSSHMPLPISPTVLASMGYAHRNLGAILPGNIPLMDNPWGSNMQFPQGLVSSPSPHYYRGIGLTSSAEDSAEGGNENFVSMDLNATEADRDFWHEQERGSTTSGIDLENGSFEMHQSDDKQQSTSVSYNVIPSTRISASASSSRGHQKFSKEARGSMREDHVDAFPFQENRGGEVCFDDRVAGTMSSTSVNTSSQRSKTSSESSWEGSPAKTSKSTREKRNRKTASSAFYGKGKNVSEHSSNQGDDDNKDWNPPSTVGPDMIERSIGPQSAAAVHVPRHEISGFETAHTSGSESLISMAPMLLGHGSRQRTADGSGVVPFAFYPTGPPVPFVTMLPFYNFPSETGTPDASTSQYSAEEAVDNGDSGQSFDLLEGIDQSEVLSTSTSMTRDASVEPLEHKSDILNSDFASHWQNLQYGRFCQNSRFNSPLAGHSPLMVPPVYLQGRVPWDGPGRPLSTNMNVFTQLVNYGPRIVPVAPLQSMSNRSTGVYQHYVDEIPRYRSGTGTYLPNPVSVRDRHSTNTRKGNYSYERNDHHGDREGNWNVNPKPRATGRNTRSQGEKTNSRLDRLAANDSRSDRTWGSHRHESFSSFQSQNGPIRPNSSQGGSTNMAYGMYPLPSMNPGGVSSNGPNFPPVVMLYPYDHSGGFGSPTEQLEFGSLGAVGFAGVNEASHINEGSRPSGGFDDQRFHGNSTQRSSPDQPSSPHFQRGI from the exons ATGGGCGAGCATGAGAAAGTATTGCCGAATGGCTTATTGCCCCATGAAGCTGCCTCTGTGATCAGAGGGCTTGATTTGGAGCGATGGGCGAAGGCTGAAGAGAGAACTGCTGAGCTTATTGCTTGCATTCAGCCTAATGAGCTCTCCGAGGAGCGCAGAAATGCTGTTGCCGATTATGTGCAACGGCTTATCACTAAGTGCTTTCCATGCCag GTGTTTACTTTTGGGTCTGTACCGCTCAAAACTTATTTGCCTGATGGAGACATTGACTTAACTGCTTTTAGTAAGAATCAAACTTTGAAAGACACATGGGCTCATCAGGTTCGTGACATGCTGGAGAAAGAGGAGAAGAATGAAAATGCTGAATTCCGTGTGAAAGAGGTTCAGTACATTCAGGCAGAA GTGAAGTTAATAAAGTGTCTTGTGGAAAATATTGTGGTAGACATATCTTTTAATCAACTTGGTGGACTATGCACACTTTGCTTCCTTGAGGAG GTTGATCATTTGATAAATCAAAATCATTTATTCAAGAAGAGTATTATATTGATAAAAGCGTGGTGTTATTACGAGAGCCGAATCTTGGGTGCTCACCATGGACTGATTTCCACTTATGCCCTCGAAACCTTGGTTCTTTATATATTTCATGTTTTCAACAATTCTTTTGCTGGACCTCTTGAG GTCCTATATCGTTTTCTTGAGTTCTTCAGCAAGTTTGATTGGGACAACTTTTGTGTTAGCCTTTGGGGTCCTGTACTTATTAGTTCACTCCCAGATGTAAcag CTGAACCTCCTCGGAAGGATGGTGGAGAGTTACTGCTTAGCAAATTATTTCTTGAAGCATGTGGTGCAGTATATGCTGTTTTCCCTGTCGGTCCAGAAAATCAAGGGCAACCTTTCATGTCTAAACACTTCAATGTCATCGATCCTCTGCGTGTAAACAACAACCTTGGTCGTAGTGTGAGTAAAG GTAATTTCTTTAGGATACGTAATGCATTTGCATTTGGGGCTAAAAGGTTGGCAAGGTTACTTGATTGCCCAAAAGAAGACATACATTTTGAAGTAAATCAATTCTTTATGAACACCTGGGATAGACATGGTAGCGGTCAGCGTCCAGATGCACCAAAGAATGATTTATGGCGTTTGAGAGTGTCACCTCCTGAACTCTCGCATGGTTTTAATAATCTTCAGATCAGTTCAAACAGCAATAATTCTGCTCATGAATCTATAAATGATGCAGCATCTAGTGCACTAACTGTTCCCACTCAATCTGGTAATTCTCTCTTGGAAAGCTCGTCTAGAGGTAGTGAAGTTGCTGTAGTTTCTCGTAGTCAAAGCCAAAAGACTTATGTTAACCATCAGTTTAAAAAAGAAAGTTGCTCTAATCAGGGTTCACATGCTGagaaaaatgtaaaaagttttaAAGTTAAACCCGATAACCTGGCCAGTGACCTTCAGGGAAGGTATCTCTTTGCAAGGACACGCTCTAGTCCTGAGCTGACAGAGACATATGGTGAAATTTCTTTTCAAGGCAGGCGCAACAGGGGCCAAGAAGTTGGAAAGGGCCAGACCTCATCGGCCAGGTTAGATAACAACAGGAGGAAGAATGTGGAGTCTGATACTTTGGGAAGCCAAGGTATTAGACCGTCAACTGAAGATCCATCATCCATTAGGCATGCCTCATCTCGTCAAAACCTTTATTATATAACTGCTGCTGATTCAAACAGTGTAAAAAACAGTTACCATGATGCTTCTGGAGTGAGTGCTACTGGTGAGGAATTTGCTTCTGTCCATGGGGCACAGGGCATGTATCAGGAAGAGCAAGATTTTGTGAACATAATGGCATCTTCTGCAGGCCTTGGTTTTAATGGACAGGTACACCTTCCACTGAATTTAGGTTCAAGTCACATGCCTCTTCCGATATCACCTACTGTTCTAGCTTCAATGGGCTATGCTCATAGAAATTTGGGTGCAATTCTACCTGGAAATATTCCCTTGATGGATAACCCTTGGGGCTCAAACATGCAATTTCCTCAAGGTTTGGTTTCGTCGCCGTCGCCCCATTATTATCGTGGCATAGGGTTGACCTCAAGTGCTGAAGATTCTGCTGAAGGTGGAAATGAAAATTTTGTTTCGATGGACTTGAATGCCACCGAAGCTGATAGAGATTTCTGGCATGAGCAAGAGAGGGGTTCTACTACTAGTGGGATTGATCTCGAAAATGGAAGCTTTGAAATGCATCAATCAGATGATAAGCAGCAATCCACTTCAGTTAGTTATAATGTCATTCCTTCAACGCGAATTAGCGCCTCTGCTAGTTCTTCGAGAGGTCACCAGAAATTTTCCAAAGAAGCCCGAGGGTCAATGAGGGAAGATCATGTAGATGCTTTCCCGTTTCAAGAAAATAGAGGCGGTGAAGTCTGCTTTGATGACCGAGTTGCAGGAACGATGTCCTCTACATCTGTGAATACTAGCTCTCAGAGAAGTAAAACCTCTTCAGAGAGTTCGTGGGAGGGTTCACCTGCAAAGACATCAAAGTCAACAAGGGAGAAGAGAAACAGAAAAACAGCTTCTTCTGCTTTCTATGGAAAAGGTAAGAATGTCTCGGAGCATTCGTCCAATCAGGGAGACGATGACAACAAAGATTGGAATCCACCATCCACGGTTGGCCCTGACATGATTGAAAGAAGCATAGGACCTCAATCTGCTGCCGCTGTGCATGTGCCTAGGCATGAGATATCTGGATTTGAGACAGCACATACTAGTGGATCAGAGTCATTGATATCCATGGCTCCAATGCTCTTGGGACACGGTTCAAGACAAAGAACTGCAGATGGTTCAGGTGTTGTTCCATTTGCATTTTATCCCACAGGGCCACCAGTGCCATTTGTTACAATGCTTCCATTTTACAATTTTCCTTCTGAGACAGGAACACCTGATGCATCAACAAGTCAATATAGTGCTGAGGAGGCTGTGGATAATGGAGATTCAGGTCAGAGTTTTGATTTATTGGAGGGAATTGATCAATCTGAGGTCTTAAGTACGTCTACTTCTATGACAAGGGATGCTTCTGTTGAGCCATTGGAGCATAAATCTGACATTCTCAATAGTGATTTTGCTAGCCATTGGCAAAATTTGCAATATGGACGTTTTTGTCAAAACTCGAGATTCAACTCTCCGCTGGCTGGTCATTCACCTCTTATGGTCCCACCTGTATATCTTCAAGGTCGTGTCCCATGGGATGGTCCTGGAAGACCTCTTTCAACCAACATGAATGTTTTCACTCAGCTTGTGAATTATGGACCTCGCATTGTTCCTGTTGCTCCTCTACAGTCTATGTCTAATCGTTCTACTGGTGTTTACCAGCATTATGTTGATGAAATACCAAGATACCGTAGTGGGACAGGGACCTACCTGCCAAATCCT gtATCTGTTCGGGACCGACATTCTACAAATACAAGGAAGGGAAACTACAGCTATGAGAGAAATGACCACCATGGTGACAGGGAAGGCAACTGGAATGTGAATCCAAAGCCTCGAGCAACTGGGCGCAACACTCGCAGTCAAGGCGAGAAGACAAATTCAAGGCTGGACCGCTTGGCAGCAAACGATAGCCGAAGTGATAGGACATGGGGCTCTCATAGACACGAGTCATTCTCTTCATTTCAGTCTCAGAATGGTCCAATCCGTCCAAACTCCTCACAGGGTGGTTCTACCAACATGGCATATGGCATGTATCCACTACCATCTATGAATCCTGGTGGAGTTTCTTCAAATGGGCCCAACTTTCCTCCTGTTGTCATGCTGTATCCTTATGATCATAGTGGTGGTTTTGGCAGTCCTACCGAACAGCTCGAGTTTGGATCTCTTGGTGCTGTGGGATTTGCAGGTGTAAATGAGGCATCACACATAAACGAGGGAAGTCGACCAAGTGGGGGATTTGATGACCAAAGATTCCATGGCAACTCTACCCAACGGTCTTCACCAGATCAACCTTCTTCCCCTCATTTTCAGAG GGGCATTTGA